In Notamacropus eugenii isolate mMacEug1 chromosome 1, mMacEug1.pri_v2, whole genome shotgun sequence, one genomic interval encodes:
- the PTGES2 gene encoding prostaglandin E synthase 2 isoform X2, producing the protein MAVAVAALRAGWRYARPVGWQLGRCPGQSRAGLSGAAGRWPGAAPKAAPRLLGVAALALGGALGIGHTVRGRLKSQEQLAKQAAPELAEGRLQLTLYQYKTCPFCSKVRAFLDFHALPYEVVEVNPVRKQEIKFSSYRKVPILLAQEGELLQLNDSSVIISAIKTHLVSGKNLEEIISYYPPLKAVNDQGKEVIEFGNKYWLMLNEKERRHLYSGKEAQKEEMKWRQWADDWLVHLISPNVYRTPAEALASFDYIVHEGKFGAVEGAVAKYVGAAAMFIISKRLKSRHHLQDDVREDLYQAANQWVAAVGEDRPFMGGKEPNLADLAVYGVLRVMEGLEAFEDMMCHTRIGPWYLRVEKAIAKAQGNY; encoded by the exons ATGGCTGTGGCCGTGGCTGCCCTTCGGGCGGGCTGGCGCTACGCGAGGCCGGTGGGCTGGCAGCTGGGCCGCTGCCCGGGCCAGAGCCGGGCCGGGCTCTCCGGGGCGGCCGGGCGGTGGCCCGGGGCGGCGCCCAAGGCGGCCCCGAGGTTGCTGGGGGTGGCAGCGCTGGCCCTTGGGGGCGCCTTGGGGATCGGCCACACCGTGCGGGGCCGTCTGAAGTCCCAGGAGCAGCTGGCCAAACAGGCGGCCCCCGAG CTTGCTGAGGGCCGTCTGCAACTGACCTTGTACCAGTACAAGACTTGCCCCTTCTGCAGCAAGGTCCGAGCCTTCCTGGACTTCCATGCTTTGCCGTATGAGGTAGTGGAGGTAAACCCTGTCCGGAAACAAGAGATTAAATTCTCCTCCTACAGAAAGGTGCCTATTCTGCTTGCCCAGGAAGGAGAATTACTA CAACTTAATGACTCGTCTGTGATCATTAGCGCAATCAAGACGCACCTGGTGTCTGG GAAGAACCTGGAGGAAATCATCTCCTATTATCCACCATTGAAGGCAGTGAATGACCAGGGGAAGGAGGTGATTGAGTTTGGCAATAAATATTGGCTCATGCTGAATGAGAAGGAGAGACGGCATCTCTACAGTGGAAAGGAAGCTCAAAA GGAGGAAATGAAGTGGCGACAGTGGGCAGATGACTGGCTGGTGCACCTTATCTCGCCCAATGTCTACCGAACTCCTGCTGAAGCCCTGGCTTCCTTTGATTACATTGTCCATGAAGGCAAGTTTGGAGCTGTGGAAGGAGCAGTGGCCAAATATGTGGGAGCAGCCGCCATGTTCATCATCAGCAAGAGACTCAAGAGCAG GCACCACCTCCAAGATGATGTCCGAGAGGACCTGTACCAGGCAGCGAACCAGTGGGTGGCAGCAGTTGGCGAGGACAGGCCTTTCATGGGGGGCAAGGAGCCCAACCTTGCTGACTTG GCAGTGTATGGTGTGCTACGTGTGATGGAAGGTCTGGAGGCCTTTGAGGACATGATGTGCCACACTCGCATTGGGCCCTGGTATCTTCGGGTGGAGAAAGCCATTGCTAAAGCCCAAGGAAACTACTGA
- the PTGES2 gene encoding prostaglandin E synthase 2 isoform X1 — protein MAVAVAALRAGWRYARPVGWQLGRCPGQSRAGLSGAAGRWPGAAPKAAPRLLGVAALALGGALGIGHTVRGRLKSQEQLAKQAAPELAEGRLQLTLYQYKTCPFCSKVRAFLDFHALPYEVVEVNPVRKQEIKFSSYRKVPILLAQEGELLQQLNDSSVIISAIKTHLVSGKNLEEIISYYPPLKAVNDQGKEVIEFGNKYWLMLNEKERRHLYSGKEAQKEEMKWRQWADDWLVHLISPNVYRTPAEALASFDYIVHEGKFGAVEGAVAKYVGAAAMFIISKRLKSRHHLQDDVREDLYQAANQWVAAVGEDRPFMGGKEPNLADLAVYGVLRVMEGLEAFEDMMCHTRIGPWYLRVEKAIAKAQGNY, from the exons ATGGCTGTGGCCGTGGCTGCCCTTCGGGCGGGCTGGCGCTACGCGAGGCCGGTGGGCTGGCAGCTGGGCCGCTGCCCGGGCCAGAGCCGGGCCGGGCTCTCCGGGGCGGCCGGGCGGTGGCCCGGGGCGGCGCCCAAGGCGGCCCCGAGGTTGCTGGGGGTGGCAGCGCTGGCCCTTGGGGGCGCCTTGGGGATCGGCCACACCGTGCGGGGCCGTCTGAAGTCCCAGGAGCAGCTGGCCAAACAGGCGGCCCCCGAG CTTGCTGAGGGCCGTCTGCAACTGACCTTGTACCAGTACAAGACTTGCCCCTTCTGCAGCAAGGTCCGAGCCTTCCTGGACTTCCATGCTTTGCCGTATGAGGTAGTGGAGGTAAACCCTGTCCGGAAACAAGAGATTAAATTCTCCTCCTACAGAAAGGTGCCTATTCTGCTTGCCCAGGAAGGAGAATTACTA CAGCAACTTAATGACTCGTCTGTGATCATTAGCGCAATCAAGACGCACCTGGTGTCTGG GAAGAACCTGGAGGAAATCATCTCCTATTATCCACCATTGAAGGCAGTGAATGACCAGGGGAAGGAGGTGATTGAGTTTGGCAATAAATATTGGCTCATGCTGAATGAGAAGGAGAGACGGCATCTCTACAGTGGAAAGGAAGCTCAAAA GGAGGAAATGAAGTGGCGACAGTGGGCAGATGACTGGCTGGTGCACCTTATCTCGCCCAATGTCTACCGAACTCCTGCTGAAGCCCTGGCTTCCTTTGATTACATTGTCCATGAAGGCAAGTTTGGAGCTGTGGAAGGAGCAGTGGCCAAATATGTGGGAGCAGCCGCCATGTTCATCATCAGCAAGAGACTCAAGAGCAG GCACCACCTCCAAGATGATGTCCGAGAGGACCTGTACCAGGCAGCGAACCAGTGGGTGGCAGCAGTTGGCGAGGACAGGCCTTTCATGGGGGGCAAGGAGCCCAACCTTGCTGACTTG GCAGTGTATGGTGTGCTACGTGTGATGGAAGGTCTGGAGGCCTTTGAGGACATGATGTGCCACACTCGCATTGGGCCCTGGTATCTTCGGGTGGAGAAAGCCATTGCTAAAGCCCAAGGAAACTACTGA